Proteins encoded by one window of Vigna radiata var. radiata cultivar VC1973A chromosome 5, Vradiata_ver6, whole genome shotgun sequence:
- the LOC106761706 gene encoding cytochrome P450 CYP82D47-like: protein MIGFSPYGSYWRHVRKIATVELLSSHRIDTLKHVMDAEVKAAMRDSYSLWLKKKDGGSEMKRWFGDITLNIMFRTVVGKRFGSDGGVNEENEQLRKALRELFDLSGSFAVSDSLPYLRWLDLDGIEKKMKRTAKDLDGFVQNWLEEHKRNRGCDLGEGKHNQDLMDVLLGLAEQGEEFDGHDPETTIKATCLALILAGSDTTTGTLVWALSLLLNNPEILKKVIYELDKEVGSERMVEMSDLKKLKYLHAIIKETLRLYPAAPLGVPHESMENCTVGGYHIASGTRLLTNLSKLQRDPSLYENPLEFCPERFLTTHKEVDVKGQHFELIPFGAGRRMCPGISFGLQAMQLTLATLLHGFDIATIDGRLVDMVEQIGLTNIKASPLQVILTPRLSSHIYE from the exons ATGATTGGGTTCAGCCCCTATGGTTCTTACTGGCGCCATGTGCGCAAAATCGCCACGGTGGAGCTCCTCTCTTCGCATCGCATAGACACTCTGAAGCACGTGATGGATGCCGAAGTGAAAGCAGCAATGAGGGACAGTTACAGTTTGTGGTTGAAGAAGAAAGACGGCGGTTCTGAAATGAAGAGGTGGTTTGGGGACATAACATTGAATATAATGTTCAGGACGGTGGTAGGAAAACGTTTTGGCAGTGACGGCGGTGTGAATGAAGAGAACGAACAGCTACGAAAGGCATTGAGGGAGTTGTTTGATCTGAGCGGTTCATTCGCAGTTTCTGACTCTCTGCCATATCTAAGATGGTTAGATTTGGATGGTAtcgagaagaaaatgaagagaacGGCAAAAGATTTAGATGGGTTTGTTCAGAATTGGCTTGAAGAACACAAACGCAACAGAGGTTGTGATTTAGGTGAAGGAAAACATAACCAGGACCTGATGGACGTGCTTCTTGGGCTTGCCGAACAAGGCGAAGAGTTTGACGGTCATGACCCTGAAACCACAATCAAAGCCACGTGTCTG GCTTTAATTTTGGCTGGTTCAGATACGACAACAGGAACATTAGTATGGGCTCTCTCGTTACTTTTGAATAATCCTGAAATTCTGAAAAAAGTGATCTATGAATTAGATAAAGAAGTTGGGAGTGAAAGGATGGTAGAGATGTCAGATTTAAAGAAGCTAAAGTATCTTCATGCTATCATCAAAGAAACACTGCGTTTATATCCAGCAGCACCACTTGGTGTGCCACACGAGTCCATGGAAAATTGCACAGTGGGTGGATATCACATAGCATCGGGCACACGTCTTTTGACTAATCTTTCAAAACTTCAAAGAGATCCATCTTTATATGAAAATCCCCTTGAATTTTGTCCAGAAAGATTCTTAACAACCCACAAGGAAGTGGACGTGAAGGGTCAACATTTTGAATTGATTCCATTCGGTGCAGGTAGAAGAATGTGTCCTGGGATATCTTTTGGTCTTCAAGCGATGCAACTCACACTTGCTACCTTATTGCATGGATTTGATATTGCAACCATTGATGGAAGACTTGTTGATATGGTTGAACAGATTGGTTTAACCAACATTAAAGCTTCTCCCCTCCAAGTCATTCTTACTCCCCGACTATCTTCtcatatttatgaataa